Proteins encoded in a region of the Haloglomus salinum genome:
- a CDS encoding DsbA family protein, protein MDIPDTLTTRRAVLGGVGTVLTGGGVVYAAPHLGAESSEPSGPGAPGSTGVNGSDGTNGSNGDSTRASQDTGFHHSTGTAGLGIDLAGHPIMGSMDAPVDIYYWTDYQCPFCKRFEHGAFPKLVENHVRTGNVRLVFIQFPYLSEGSMTAAVMDRCVWRQVRESNPSHYLRWHAAMYDAQGEKGSGWMAKENLLDLTRGVEGVDAAAVETCMDEHRSDIETSLETHRKYAAEELGIGGTPAFILYNRAAEKAGKVTGAQPYERFDEAITRVKNA, encoded by the coding sequence ATGGACATCCCGGACACGCTGACCACGCGTCGGGCGGTACTCGGTGGCGTCGGAACGGTGCTCACTGGCGGTGGCGTCGTCTACGCCGCCCCGCATCTCGGCGCCGAGTCGAGCGAGCCGTCGGGCCCAGGGGCCCCGGGCTCGACGGGAGTGAACGGGTCTGACGGGACGAACGGCTCGAACGGGGACAGCACACGCGCCTCGCAGGACACGGGGTTCCACCACAGCACGGGGACGGCCGGCCTCGGCATCGACCTCGCTGGCCATCCCATCATGGGTTCGATGGACGCGCCCGTGGACATCTACTACTGGACCGACTACCAGTGCCCGTTCTGCAAGCGGTTCGAACACGGCGCGTTCCCGAAACTCGTCGAGAACCACGTCCGGACCGGGAACGTCCGCCTCGTCTTCATCCAGTTCCCGTATCTCAGCGAGGGGTCGATGACGGCGGCGGTGATGGACCGCTGTGTCTGGCGGCAGGTCCGGGAGTCGAACCCGAGCCACTACCTGCGCTGGCACGCGGCGATGTACGACGCCCAGGGCGAGAAGGGCTCCGGCTGGATGGCGAAGGAGAACCTCCTCGACCTGACACGCGGCGTCGAGGGCGTCGACGCGGCCGCCGTCGAGACGTGCATGGACGAACACCGGAGCGACATCGAGACGTCCCTCGAGACACACCGGAAGTACGCCGCGGAGGAACTGGGTATCGGCGGGACGCCGGCGTTCATCCTCTACAACCGCGCGGCCGAGAAGGCGGGCAAGGTGACCGGCGCACAGCCGTACGAGCGCTTCGACGAGGCGATAACACGGGTGAAGAACGCGTGA
- a CDS encoding DUF7521 family protein, producing the protein MQPSFLVVKLVALVLSLVVAGLAFHGYRRSGNQPMLFVSGGFVCIGVGAVCEGLIYLVFDTTLFSAALVQAVVVSSGMLLVLASLTLGEE; encoded by the coding sequence ATACAGCCCTCCTTCCTCGTCGTGAAGCTTGTCGCGCTCGTGCTCAGCCTGGTCGTCGCCGGACTGGCGTTCCACGGCTACCGCCGGAGCGGAAACCAGCCGATGCTGTTCGTCTCGGGCGGGTTCGTCTGCATCGGCGTCGGCGCCGTCTGCGAGGGCCTCATCTACCTCGTCTTCGATACGACGCTGTTCTCCGCGGCGCTCGTCCAGGCCGTCGTCGTCTCGAGCGGGATGCTGCTGGTGCTGGCGTCGCTGACGCTCGGCGAGGAGTGA
- a CDS encoding helix-turn-helix domain-containing protein, translated as MGQEEEPSAAALFEVLADDHSRQILLAADGEPKTAKTLSEYCDVSLATVYRRVATLQDHGLLEERSTVDDDGSHRRRFVTTLEELHVDLSEGDLSVAVEVSDDLADSFTSLWSDLRENT; from the coding sequence ATGGGACAGGAGGAGGAGCCGAGCGCGGCCGCTCTCTTCGAGGTTCTGGCGGACGACCACTCGCGGCAGATCCTCCTCGCCGCGGACGGGGAGCCGAAGACGGCGAAGACGCTGAGCGAGTACTGCGATGTCTCGCTGGCCACCGTCTACCGCCGCGTCGCCACGCTGCAGGACCACGGCCTGCTGGAGGAGCGCTCGACCGTCGACGACGACGGGTCCCACCGCCGCCGGTTCGTGACGACGCTGGAGGAGCTCCACGTCGACCTGTCGGAGGGCGACCTCTCGGTGGCCGTCGAGGTAAGCGACGACCTCGCGGACAGCTTCACGTCGCTCTGGAGTGACCTCCGTGAGAACACGTGA
- a CDS encoding twin-arginine translocation signal domain-containing protein: MQRRKFLRGVAAAGGVAALAGCSFLNSAPPPRRSNAIASVEPQNGALQIEPVDSPWIESRKDTSAPTAAGLLAPLSPIGGARAAKGGGSGGRGATGRGSGGYASAPRTHHGRAWWHGGDYADDWRENHEDEVRRYRASIAAIGVAFLGSDERFEDDRPGAGEVPWDETFQNIDQAHSYEISREGWYRVGAHMVGPDGDADFGWESIDMEIDRTAGGDFVVDEKWKVSPRL; encoded by the coding sequence ATGCAGCGACGCAAATTCCTCCGGGGAGTGGCTGCAGCGGGTGGAGTCGCTGCCCTGGCCGGCTGCTCGTTCCTCAACAGCGCGCCGCCGCCGCGGCGGTCCAATGCTATCGCGTCGGTGGAGCCACAGAACGGCGCCCTCCAGATCGAGCCCGTCGACAGTCCCTGGATCGAGTCCCGCAAGGACACCTCCGCGCCGACGGCCGCTGGGCTGCTGGCGCCGCTCAGCCCCATCGGCGGTGCCCGGGCTGCGAAGGGTGGCGGCAGCGGGGGTCGGGGGGCCACCGGCCGGGGGAGCGGCGGCTACGCCTCCGCACCGCGGACCCACCACGGGCGCGCCTGGTGGCACGGTGGCGACTACGCCGACGACTGGCGCGAGAACCACGAGGACGAGGTCCGACGCTATCGGGCCTCCATCGCCGCCATCGGGGTCGCCTTCCTCGGTAGCGACGAACGCTTCGAGGACGACCGACCCGGCGCCGGCGAGGTCCCGTGGGACGAGACGTTCCAGAACATCGACCAGGCCCACAGCTACGAGATCTCCCGGGAGGGGTGGTACCGGGTCGGCGCCCACATGGTCGGACCGGATGGCGACGCCGACTTCGGCTGGGAGTCCATCGACATGGAGATCGACCGGACCGCCGGCGGCGACTTCGTCGTCGACGAGAAGTGGAAGGTCTCGCCGCGCCTGTGA
- a CDS encoding spermidine synthase: MTDSSPAARFPAVGVLHALTFVVAFCSFAYELVYAELLTVVFGGTVTQYGLTVGLFFSSLGIGSFASRALDDDRPANFLRVEFLLALVGPAGFLFVLLVTAGEPPAYLPYGVVEVAARLPVVAVGLLSGFELPLLTALVEREATDGRGAGPLARVRERLRAGTYRAAGLVFHVSRDDEAVEGYPTVLGMDYLGGLAGALLYVFWLYPRYGLVATVFVLGLLNGLAALAFVARFSTWSPLVGGAEPSEDGTGTAGESTAADGGHRRLRSEEARALILATLLLTATYAGVVLAADRVEGEVESFYFANRIEAEYPDGTIDATVSTVERTRYQRIVRYERTWTGTGTNPYFAEASEECLRLGTAVQLCESWADSYHQGLVDVPMTMYENGSETNVLLLGGGDWIAADHLRAYNVTVDHVDLDGEFMERTRDREFYARYHDDAYAYDRLNTTVGDAWRYLGETNETYDLILLDLPGAEDDDLLRLYSTEFYDRLRTHLEPDGVVGTWVYSRYGAARHHAAYVETVRAAGFDRHVAYSAWEDLDADDETERVERFYLLSPDEGPAFDPDAGGAYVRRHADRYRDLQWEPTPAYRGVRPNRVLHPNYDILIRPSLRNEDRHTTGWWPW, encoded by the coding sequence ATGACCGACAGCTCCCCCGCCGCCAGGTTCCCCGCGGTCGGCGTCCTGCACGCGCTGACGTTCGTCGTCGCGTTCTGTAGCTTCGCGTACGAACTCGTCTACGCCGAGCTGCTGACGGTCGTCTTCGGTGGCACCGTCACCCAGTACGGGCTCACGGTGGGGCTGTTCTTCTCGTCGCTCGGCATCGGCTCGTTCGCCTCGCGGGCGCTCGACGACGACCGGCCGGCGAACTTCCTCCGCGTCGAGTTCCTGCTCGCGCTGGTCGGGCCCGCCGGCTTCCTGTTCGTCCTGCTCGTGACGGCCGGCGAGCCGCCCGCCTATCTCCCGTACGGGGTCGTCGAGGTCGCCGCCCGGCTGCCCGTCGTGGCCGTCGGCCTGCTGTCGGGCTTCGAGCTCCCGCTCCTGACCGCGCTGGTCGAGCGCGAGGCCACCGACGGCCGCGGGGCGGGTCCGCTCGCCCGGGTCCGCGAGCGCCTCCGGGCGGGGACCTACCGTGCCGCCGGCCTCGTCTTCCACGTCTCCCGTGACGACGAGGCCGTCGAGGGCTATCCGACGGTGCTGGGGATGGACTACCTCGGCGGGCTGGCCGGGGCGCTCCTGTACGTCTTCTGGCTGTACCCCCGGTACGGGCTGGTGGCGACGGTGTTCGTGCTGGGGCTACTGAACGGACTGGCGGCCCTGGCGTTCGTCGCCCGGTTCAGCACGTGGAGCCCGCTCGTGGGTGGGGCCGAGCCCAGCGAGGACGGAACCGGCACGGCCGGCGAGAGTACCGCGGCCGACGGCGGGCACCGCCGGCTCCGCAGCGAGGAGGCCCGGGCGCTGATACTCGCCACGCTCCTGCTCACCGCGACCTACGCCGGGGTCGTCCTCGCCGCCGACCGCGTCGAGGGCGAGGTGGAGTCGTTCTACTTCGCGAATCGCATCGAGGCCGAGTACCCCGACGGCACCATCGACGCCACCGTCTCGACCGTCGAGCGGACCCGGTACCAGCGTATCGTCCGCTACGAGCGGACCTGGACCGGCACCGGCACGAACCCGTACTTCGCGGAGGCGAGCGAGGAGTGCCTGCGGCTCGGCACCGCCGTCCAGCTCTGCGAGTCGTGGGCGGACTCCTACCACCAGGGGCTCGTCGACGTACCGATGACGATGTACGAGAACGGGAGCGAGACGAACGTGTTACTGCTCGGCGGCGGTGACTGGATCGCCGCCGACCACCTGCGCGCGTACAACGTCACCGTCGACCACGTCGACCTCGACGGGGAGTTCATGGAGCGGACGCGAGACCGCGAGTTCTACGCCCGCTACCACGACGACGCCTACGCGTACGACCGACTGAACACGACGGTCGGCGACGCGTGGCGCTACCTCGGCGAGACCAACGAGACCTACGACCTCATCCTGCTGGACCTGCCCGGCGCCGAGGACGACGACCTGCTGCGGCTCTACTCGACGGAGTTCTACGACCGTCTCCGGACCCACCTCGAACCGGACGGCGTCGTCGGGACGTGGGTCTACTCCCGGTACGGCGCTGCCCGTCACCACGCCGCCTACGTCGAGACCGTGCGGGCGGCCGGCTTCGACCGGCACGTCGCGTACAGCGCCTGGGAGGACCTCGACGCCGACGACGAGACCGAGCGCGTCGAGCGGTTCTACCTGCTGTCGCCGGATGAAGGGCCCGCGTTCGACCCCGACGCGGGTGGGGCCTACGTCCGCCGGCACGCCGACCGCTACCGCGACCTGCAGTGGGAGCCGACGCCGGCCTACCGCGGCGTCCGGCCGAACCGCGTCCTCCACCCGAACTACGATATCCTCATCCGCCCCAGTCTCCGGAACGAGGACCGCCACACTACGGGGTGGTGGCCGTGGTGA
- a CDS encoding S8 family serine peptidase yields MVVDGTRTRRDVLRTAGGSLAVPGLVSVAGSAAASPDGIDTATETVRATVGYRDHAGRRAAEQLAVATRYDFSFDAVTVDLPARALTALADDPSVRYVERDIEMRALGEVPWGIDRTDADVAHGNGETGAGADIAIIDTGIDVTHGDLAANLGEGTAFLGGIQSSEWQDDNGHGTHCAGIADAVDDGEGVEGISTAATLHAVKVLTAPGSGLSSDVAKGIEWTADQGYDVGSLSLGSSSPSEAVRDACEYAHAEGVFLATAAGNSGPCTDCVSYPAANDYTVAVSATDRDDSLADYSSQGPAVDIAAPGTEIYSTYLGGSYTRLSGTSMAAPHVAGAAGQLMADGLSAADARLELQNSAEDVGLSETESGAGLLDVASALGLDSSDDGLGNVDDSGGGLLGLGLL; encoded by the coding sequence ATGGTAGTGGATGGCACTCGGACGCGGCGGGACGTTCTCAGAACAGCGGGCGGTAGCCTCGCGGTCCCCGGCCTGGTCTCGGTGGCCGGGTCGGCGGCCGCGAGTCCGGACGGAATCGACACGGCCACGGAGACGGTCCGGGCGACGGTGGGCTATCGCGACCACGCCGGCAGGCGTGCGGCAGAACAGCTCGCGGTCGCGACCCGGTACGATTTCTCGTTCGACGCGGTGACGGTCGACCTGCCGGCGAGGGCGCTCACCGCGCTCGCGGACGACCCGTCGGTCAGGTACGTCGAGCGCGACATCGAGATGCGGGCGCTCGGCGAGGTTCCGTGGGGTATCGACCGGACCGACGCGGACGTCGCCCACGGGAACGGCGAGACGGGCGCGGGCGCCGACATCGCCATCATCGACACGGGTATCGACGTCACCCACGGCGACCTGGCGGCCAACCTCGGCGAGGGTACCGCGTTCCTCGGGGGAATCCAGAGCAGCGAGTGGCAGGACGACAACGGCCACGGCACCCACTGTGCGGGCATCGCCGACGCCGTCGACGACGGGGAGGGTGTCGAGGGCATCTCGACCGCGGCCACCCTCCACGCGGTGAAGGTGCTGACGGCGCCGGGGTCGGGGCTCTCCTCCGACGTGGCGAAGGGTATCGAGTGGACTGCCGACCAGGGGTACGACGTGGGGAGCCTCTCGCTTGGGTCGAGTTCGCCCTCCGAGGCTGTCCGGGACGCCTGCGAGTACGCCCACGCCGAGGGGGTCTTCCTCGCGACGGCCGCCGGCAACAGCGGCCCCTGTACGGACTGTGTGTCCTACCCGGCCGCGAACGACTACACGGTCGCGGTCAGCGCGACCGACCGCGACGATTCGCTGGCGGACTACTCCAGTCAGGGCCCGGCGGTCGACATCGCCGCGCCCGGGACGGAGATCTACTCCACCTACCTCGGCGGGAGCTACACCCGCCTCTCGGGTACGTCGATGGCCGCTCCCCACGTCGCCGGCGCCGCCGGCCAGCTCATGGCCGACGGACTGAGCGCCGCCGACGCCCGTCTGGAGCTGCAGAACTCGGCAGAGGACGTGGGCCTGAGCGAGACCGAGAGCGGCGCGGGGCTCCTCGATGTCGCCAGTGCCCTCGGGCTGGACTCCAGCGACGACGGCCTCGGCAACGTCGACGACTCGGGCGGGGGCCTGCTCGGGCTCGGGCTGCTGTAG
- the glmS gene encoding glutamine--fructose-6-phosphate transaminase (isomerizing) translates to MCGIIGCVGTEDTAYRLVSGLENLEYRGYDSAGIAVRNGQDIRVEKNAGKVTELKHAIVDDVPRGQLGIGHTRWSTHGAPTDENAHPHTGETGEVAVVHNGIIENYDELREELEAEGREFTSETDTEVVPHLIERYQAATEDLTGAFERAVDDIAGSYAIVAVAESADRILAAREDSPLVVGFDDDATYIASDVPAFLEHTDEVAYLQDGDTAMLSADGLRVTDADGDEVQREREVVEWDAEETGKGQYDHFMHKEIDTQPEAITNALQGRVDDGDVSLENFPPGTFEGVAAVQFVACGTSYHAGLYAARLLNKAGVPANAYRASEYASGDIPATGDTLVVAVTQSGETADTLSALRKAQDMGARTTTVTNVVGSTAAREVETPLYIRAGPEIGVAATKTFSSQVTTLALLSERIIDDVEPGTPREDRASYLESLQRLPDQIGEVLGTSEAERVCRNHVHKEAYFFIGQGVACPVAKEGALKFKEITYEHAEGFAAGELKHGPLALVTPDTVVFAVFTGGERDEKTLNNAKEVQARGADIVAIAPEGVDVSACTDEVLRVPETDSDLTSLLTNVQLQLLSYHSADMLNREIDQPRNLAKSVTVE, encoded by the coding sequence ATGTGTGGCATCATCGGCTGCGTGGGAACCGAAGACACCGCGTACCGCCTCGTCTCCGGGCTGGAGAACCTGGAGTACCGCGGCTACGACTCGGCCGGCATCGCCGTCCGGAACGGGCAGGACATCCGGGTCGAGAAGAACGCCGGGAAGGTCACCGAGCTGAAGCACGCCATCGTCGACGACGTCCCGCGCGGACAGCTCGGCATCGGCCACACCCGCTGGTCGACCCACGGCGCCCCGACCGACGAGAACGCCCACCCGCACACGGGCGAGACGGGCGAGGTCGCGGTCGTCCACAACGGCATCATCGAGAACTACGACGAGCTCCGCGAGGAACTCGAGGCCGAGGGCCGCGAGTTCACCAGCGAGACGGACACGGAGGTCGTCCCGCACCTCATCGAGCGCTACCAGGCAGCGACCGAGGACCTGACGGGTGCCTTCGAGCGTGCCGTCGACGACATCGCCGGGAGCTACGCCATCGTCGCGGTCGCCGAGTCCGCGGACCGCATCCTCGCGGCCCGCGAGGACTCCCCGCTCGTCGTCGGCTTCGACGACGACGCCACCTACATCGCGAGCGACGTGCCCGCTTTCCTCGAGCACACCGACGAGGTCGCCTACCTGCAGGACGGCGACACGGCGATGCTGTCGGCCGACGGCCTCCGCGTGACCGACGCGGACGGCGACGAGGTCCAGCGCGAGCGCGAGGTCGTCGAGTGGGACGCCGAGGAGACCGGCAAGGGCCAGTACGACCACTTCATGCACAAGGAGATCGACACCCAGCCCGAGGCCATCACCAACGCGCTGCAGGGCCGTGTCGACGACGGCGACGTCTCGCTCGAGAACTTCCCGCCGGGGACGTTCGAGGGCGTCGCGGCCGTCCAGTTCGTCGCCTGCGGGACCTCCTACCACGCCGGGCTCTACGCCGCCCGCCTGCTCAACAAGGCGGGCGTCCCGGCCAACGCCTACCGCGCCAGCGAGTACGCCAGCGGTGACATCCCCGCGACCGGGGACACGCTGGTCGTCGCGGTCACCCAGAGCGGGGAGACCGCCGACACGCTCAGTGCGCTCCGGAAGGCCCAGGATATGGGCGCGCGCACGACGACCGTTACGAACGTCGTCGGGTCGACCGCGGCCCGCGAGGTGGAGACGCCGCTGTACATCCGCGCCGGTCCCGAGATCGGGGTCGCCGCGACGAAGACGTTCTCCTCGCAGGTCACGACGCTCGCGCTCCTGTCCGAGCGCATCATCGACGACGTCGAGCCCGGGACGCCCCGCGAGGACCGCGCGTCCTACCTCGAGTCGCTCCAGCGCCTCCCCGACCAGATCGGCGAGGTGCTCGGCACCTCCGAGGCCGAGCGCGTCTGCCGCAACCACGTCCACAAGGAGGCGTACTTCTTCATCGGCCAGGGCGTCGCCTGCCCGGTCGCGAAGGAGGGCGCGCTGAAGTTCAAGGAGATCACCTACGAGCACGCCGAGGGCTTCGCGGCGGGCGAACTGAAGCACGGGCCGCTCGCGCTCGTCACGCCCGACACCGTCGTCTTCGCCGTCTTCACCGGCGGGGAGCGCGACGAGAAGACCCTCAACAACGCCAAGGAGGTCCAGGCCCGTGGTGCCGACATCGTCGCCATCGCGCCGGAGGGCGTCGACGTCTCGGCGTGCACCGACGAGGTGCTCCGGGTTCCGGAGACGGACTCGGACCTGACGAGTCTCCTCACGAACGTCCAGCTCCAGCTGCTCTCGTACCACTCGGCCGATATGCTCAACCGCGAGATCGACCAGCCGCGCAACCTCGCGAAGAGCGTCACGGTCGAGTGA